In a single window of the Pseudorca crassidens isolate mPseCra1 chromosome 9, mPseCra1.hap1, whole genome shotgun sequence genome:
- the POU2AF1 gene encoding POU domain class 2-associating factor 1, producing the protein MLWQKPTAPEQASAPPRPYQGVRVKEPVKELLRRKRGHASSGPPVAPTAVVLPHQPLATYTTVGPSCLDMEVSASTVTEEGALCAGWLSQPAPATLQPLAPWAPYTEYVSHEAVSCPYSADMYVQPVCPSYTVVGPSSVLTYASQPLITNVTTRSAATPTVGPQLEGPEHQAPLTYFPWPQPLSTLPTSTLQYQPPAPALPGPQFVQLPISIPEPVLQDVEDPRRAISSLTIDKLLLEEEDSDTYALNHTLSVEGF; encoded by the exons CCACAGCTCCAGAGCAAGCCTCGGCCCCACCCCGGCCGTACCAGGGCGTGCGGGTGAAGGAGCCAGTGAAGGAGCTGCTGCGGAGGAAACGTGGCCACGCCAGCAGCGGGCCGCCGGTGGCACCGACCGCG gtggtgctGCCCCATCAGCCCCTGGCGACCTACACCACAGTAG GTCCTTCCTGCCTTGACATGGAGGTCTCTGCTTCCACAGTGACGGAGGAGGGGGCCCTGTGTGCCGGCTGGCTCTCCCAGCCCGCCCCGgccaccctccagcccctggccccaTGGGCACCCTATACGGAGTATGTGTCCCATGAGGCTGTCAGCTGCCCCTACTCAGCTGACATGTATGTGCAGCCCGTGTGCCCCAGCTACACGGTTGTGGGACCCTCCTCGGTGCTGACCTACGCCTCCCAGCCGCTCATCACCAATGTCACG ACGAGAAGTGCTGCCACACCCACAGTGGGACCCCAGCTGGAGGGCCCAGAGCACCAGGCACCTCTCACCTATTTCCCGTGGCCTCAGCCCCTGTCCACGCTGCCCACCTCCACCCTACAGTAccagcctccagccccagccctgccgggGCCCCAGTTTGTCCAGCTCCCTATCTCTATCCCGGAGCCAGTCCTTCAGGACGTGGAAGACCCCAGGAGAGCCATCAGTTCCCTGACCATCGACAAGCTGCTTTTGGAGGAAGAGGATAGCGATACCTATGCGCTCAACCACACGCTTTCCGTGGAAGGCTTTTAG